TCAGGCTGACATTAACTCTCATTCATTGATCCAGGCAGCGGGCACGCTATATTCTCCGCCCACTGGTTTTGGTGCGCCAATATATTGATAGGCTTCTTCGGGAGACATAAAATAATGATATTTCCTGAAGATGGCTTTACCCTCATCAGACAAGATAAAGTCAATAAATTTTTGTGCCGCCCCTCTGTCTTTCGTATATCGGGATACGGCAATCGGTATATACCCGACCCGCGATATTTCTTCTTTTGCCAAATTAACGGTTTCAATTCTTTCCGGATCCCAATATTGGAAAACGCTCCATCCCAATACGGCGTCGGCGGTATGTAACGATATGGTCGTTGCTGTTTTTTCGCAGCTTTCCGTATAATTTACGATGTTTTTTCGCAAGGCTTTTATCTGTTCTTTAGCCAAATTATTTTCAATAATCTCGACGGCGTACAGCCCTACACAAACCGTATCCGGACGCGCTATGGCTACCCGCAGTCCCGGCGCAGTCAGATCGCCCAATTTCCGGATATTTTTTGGGTTTCCCTTCCTGACATTAATAGCCGGAACAAGGTAAACAACCTTTCTCTCCGTTTCATTATAAACAGCACCTTTCTTTTTCGCCGTTTCCATGAAATCCGATGAACCGGGGAAATAAAGATCGCCTTTTTTAGCCAGCATCATTTGTGAAAGCACATAGCCCGAACCACCAAAAAGCAAATCAACCTTGACACCCGTCTTGCTTTCATAGACCTTTGCCGCCTCTTCGGTAGGGGGCTTGCTTGCTGAGCCGGCAAAGACAAGCAAGGACTTATTTTCTGCATACACCTGGGCATTAATAAGCAGCGTTACTATGACGATCAATATTCTTAGCGCGTTCATTGATTCACCCCTTTCTTCTTACTTCTTACTCAAAACTGAATCCGTCCAGATAGAGGGAAAGCTTGTCGCGGTTTTCCGCCGACAGCTCCGGGCAGTGCCCGGCGCCGTACTGGCCTTCCACCACTTGGGAGGCAAAGACCGTGCATGTCGGCTGGCCGCATTTCCGGCAGTTTGTTTTCGGCAGCAACCGCAGAACATTGATCAGCACTAGTTTTACTTGCCCCTCGTAGCAGGGCGTGATGTCTTTCCGTTCTTCCCATACCTCGTTGATCTTATCTTTCCACCACTCAAGCACCAGATCAGTGTCTTCCTCATCAACCAAGCGGTTAACCACAATCTCTCGCGCTCCTATCTTGATAATCCTGCCCTGCAGGTGGAATAAGACCACCGGCGGGTCGCGGAAATATTCCTTGCCGTGCAACACGGCATTAAGATAGGGCAATGCTTCGGACACGTCCTCGTTAAGACTGGCAATGCAATAAACATTTTCGGAACTCGGGAGGCATTCGGGCCGGGAAATCCGCTTAGTGTATCCGGTTAACAGCATGTTATCACTCCCTACATTCAAATTCTTCAATCAAAAAATCCCGACATCTTCAGTCAATTTGGCCGCCTGCTTTCGCCGGCTTCAGAGAATGCAGGAACGCCTTCGACTTCTCTTTCAGCCCATCAAAGAGGCTGTAAAGGATCGGAACATACACCAGCGTCAGGAACGTGGAGACCAGCAAACCGCCGATCGCCACCACGGCCAGCGGCGAGAGCCGTTCCAGGCCGATCGCCCATTCGAAGGCGATGGGAATCATGCCAACCGCCGTCCCCACCGCGGTCATGAGGATGGGTCTCGTTCTCACCCGTACGCTGCCGATGATCGCCTCTAGAATGCCGTCCCCCTTTTCCCGCGCTTCTTCTATAAAGTCAATGAGGAGGATGGAGTTTTTGACGACGATCCCCGCCAGCAGGATCATGCCCATGAAGGAGGGCTGGCACTGGTGCTTTCCCGTCAGCAGCATGGACCATACCGCCCCAATGAGGGCGAGAGGAATGGCCGACATGATGGTCAGCGGGTGGAGCCAGGATTTGAAGGCCGGCACCAGCGAAAAATAAAGCAGG
This window of the Deltaproteobacteria bacterium genome carries:
- the modA gene encoding molybdate ABC transporter substrate-binding protein; the protein is MNALRILIVIVTLLINAQVYAENKSLLVFAGSASKPPTEEAAKVYESKTGVKVDLLFGGSGYVLSQMMLAKKGDLYFPGSSDFMETAKKKGAVYNETERKVVYLVPAINVRKGNPKNIRKLGDLTAPGLRVAIARPDTVCVGLYAVEIIENNLAKEQIKALRKNIVNYTESCEKTATTISLHTADAVLGWSVFQYWDPERIETVNLAKEEISRVGYIPIAVSRYTKDRGAAQKFIDFILSDEGKAIFRKYHYFMSPEEAYQYIGAPKPVGGEYSVPAAWINE
- a CDS encoding Fe-S cluster protein, whose translation is MLLTGYTKRISRPECLPSSENVYCIASLNEDVSEALPYLNAVLHGKEYFRDPPVVLFHLQGRIIKIGAREIVVNRLVDEEDTDLVLEWWKDKINEVWEERKDITPCYEGQVKLVLINVLRLLPKTNCRKCGQPTCTVFASQVVEGQYGAGHCPELSAENRDKLSLYLDGFSFE